The Couchioplanes caeruleus nucleotide sequence GGGATGCACCTGACTTCGTTCAGCGGTGAGGGCAGTGGGCATCCGTGGCCCCGCCCGTTGCCGGCCGGGTGGGCCGCCGATCTGACGGATCGCGCAGCGTTGCCCTATGTTCCCGTCGAACCACTAGTGGTGGTGGAGGTCGACGCTGACATCGCCCGCGACGGTCCCTTTGGGCGGTTCCGTCATCGTTGCCGATTCGTCCGCGTAAGGCCCGATCTCCAACCGTCCGACCTCGATCGCATCGTCAGTCAGCGGCCTCTCGTCCGCGGTGGCGTCTGACCCCTCAAATCGAACATGCGTACGATGATGGTGTGGGTAGCACGAGACCGGAGCGCGAAGAGCCGCTCGCCAGGACTCGGTACGTTGCTGCTGCCCGCCAGTTCGTGGGTGCTTTCACCGCTCTGCTGGCTCGAGGTGTCCCCTTCGATCCCGGCCGCACCGGTCACGTGCGGGAATGGAGTGCAGAGGACATCGCCGTCCTGCGCGAACTGCACGCCTCGCTCGGAGAGGTGCTGAGCTCTCGTCGGAGCTGGGATGCAGTACGGCGCACCCGCGATATTCGGCGCTAGTCAGCCGGAGGGTGCGCTTCCGCTCCACGCGTCACTCGCGAAGTCGGCTCTTCCGAAGTATCACGGTAGCGATGACGGATCCTGCGTATCTCATCGGGTTTGATCTTTAGCCGGGTGGCGGCCTCGATGTTGTCGGGCATGGCTTGCAGCAGAGAAGCGATGTCCGAGTAGCCAGCGCGGTGGGCGGCGGCGTCCCACCGCTCGCGCGCTGCGGCGCTCTTCGCCCGGCCACCGGCGGCGGCACCGTCGCGGGCCACTGTGCGAGCCGTTGCTGTGCGAGCCTCCTGAAGGGCGCGACTGACCAGGGCGGTGTCGCTGGGGAGCCGGAAGTGACCGCGGTACTGGGCTGCGGTGAGCTGGTGGGCCTGGCGGACATGGACGGTCAGGTCGCTACGCCAACGCCCGCAGGTCAAACAGCGCAGCAGCCCTTGGTCGTTGACCGGCTGTGTGCCGGCCGTCAGGTCGGTCAGTCCGTGTTCACGCGCTGCATGCTGTTGCTGCTGGCGGGCCTGCTTGGCGGTGCTGGCGATGCCGTATCGCTTGCGCCAGGGGTGAACCTGCGACGGTGTCCAGCCCATGAGGGCGGCGCAGTCGGCGTACGACAGGCCGGCGGTCTCCCGCAGCAGGTGGTGCAGGTCGCGGTAGCCGCGTCGGCGGGCGCGTTCGTCGTAGTCGTGCAGGCGGGCCTGCGCACGTCGGGTGTTGGTGGTGCTGAGCTCGGCGATGCGGTTCTGCTGGCTGCGAACCACTCCGGCGCGCGTCGCGGTCTCGGCTTTGCGTTGGACGCCACGTTTCTGCCGCAGCTGGCGTTCGGGGCAAGCAGAGTCGTCGAGGGCGAACGCGGCTCGCACGGCGGGATTGGTGCGCAGTAGCTCACGTTGCCGGTCGCGGAACTGTGCGCGTAGGTCATCGCCAATCAGCCCGCGGGTGACGGGGAGCTCGAACATCGCCTTGTACTCCGCAGGGCTGATCCCGTGGCCGGGCTGCAGGTGGCGGCCGACACTGCGGAACCAGCGTCCGCAGAGCCGGCACAGGAGCCACCCGTCGTGTTGTGGCTGGACGCCGGCGGCGATGGTGGCCAGGTCGGTAACCGGACGAGGCCGCCTTGACCGCGCGGTGGCGGGGTCGGACGAGCTCATGGCAGCGGCGGCACCGGGCCGAGAAGGCGGTTCCAGAGCATTCGCCGCTCGGCGGAGGAAAGTAGCGGCTGAAGGTCCGCTGCGGGTGCGCGGCACGGTGGTGGCATGCGGCAGACGCTTCGGTGCTCGAAAGCGGTGCTGATGGTGAGCCGGGCCAGGCGACCGCGGTCGATGCCTGGGAAGCCTCGAAGCAGATGCGGGTGGCGGACCAGGTAGGTGAAGGCGGTGGTGAGCCGGCTGCAGGCGGCGTGCCGAGCCAGAAACTGGTCGAGGACGGCGGCAGCGGTGTCGGGAAGCTGCGCGCGGTGGACGTCATCGAGCAGGGTGGTGAGGTAGTGGAGGGCATCGGCGCAGTGACCTGCGGTATGCAGCGTTACTGCGTAATGGAGACGGGCGGCCGGATCTGTCGTAGCCGTGGCGTTCGTGCCGCGTCTGACGTGGCCGATTCGGTGCCTCATCGGGACCTGTCCTGGCGACTGGTGCCGGCCTCCGGTTCGGTGGGCGTCTGCGTCTGTGCTGATGGGCGGGCACCACGTGGCCGCAGGCGAACCTGGGCGTTGGTCAGGATGGCATGGACGGTGGTGTAGTTGGCGCCGATCGTGTCGGCGATGCCGCGGATGCTGAGCTGTCTGACGGTGTAGGCGTGCACGACGCGCTGCCGAACTTCGTCGGTAGTCCAGGTGCCGGCCGGGCGGGGGCGCAGACGATCGGTCACGACGACCCCTTTACCGTCGCGCCGCGGCGCGGTCGGCGACACGGGCGAGCGCGCCGTACATCGACACCTGGTCGTCGGGCGGTGGGTCGGTCCCTGGGTCTGGCCGCCACCTGCTGACCACTTGGATACCCGGTGGCTGGATGTCGAGGTCGTCGAGCAGCTCGGCGACCTGCTGGTAGCTGCGGCCGGTGATGTCGTCACCGGGAGCCTTCGCGGCGGCGAACTTCGCGACGATTTCCGGGTCGAGCAGGTCAGCGGTGGCGTGGGACATGGCCAGGTAGCTGCCAGGTGCCAGCGGCTCGACGAGTTGTTGCACGATTGACCGGGCCTCGTCGTCGGAGGCGATGAAGTGCAACACGGCGATCAGCAGCACCGCGACGGGCTGGGTGAGGTCGAAGGTGTCGGCGACGGCGTCGGAGCCGACGATCTGCTGTGCATTGCGCAGGTCGGCATCGAGATAGTTGGTGCGTCCGGCTGGGTGGCTGGTCAGCAGGGCCCGGGCGTGGGCCAAGACGATGGGGTCGTTATCGACGTAGACGATCCGGCAGGTCGGGTCGATGGACTGGGCGACCTCGTGGGTGTTGCCCGCGGTGGGTAGCCCGGTGCCGATGTCGAGGAACTGACGGATCCCGCAGTCGGTGACCAGATGGCGGACCATCCGGGCGAGCACTCGCCGGTTCTCCCGGGCAGCAACGCGAATGCCGGGGAAGATGGCGGCTATAGCGTCGCCGGAAGCCCGGTCAGGTGCGAAGTTGTCCTTGCCGCCGAGCCAGTAGTCGTAGCGGCGAGCAGGATGCGGAACGCTGATGTCGAAACCCGGTGGGCCATCGTGGCTGGTCATGCGAGCACCTCAGTCGATGTGTGGTCAGTGGTGTTGGCGCGGAATTGCGGGACGGTAGGTGCGGTCACGATGCGGCCCTCCTCCGGCCGTCATCGGTCGGGCAGGAACGCAGTGCACCGAGCCAGAAACCGCTCCAGAAGGCGCGCCGAGCGTCGTCATCGGGTACGAGCGGGGTCTCAGGTGCGCGAAGGCTGCAGCCGGTCGGGTGAGTGACGGCCACGGTGGCGAGCCACTGCGCGGCAAGATGCCGGTCGCGGGGGTTCAGGTGCGCCAGGTGGACGGCGTCACGGGTGAGCAACTGCCGTGCTTCGGTGGTGCGGCCGCAGCCGGCGTGGATCGAGGCCGCGACGAGAAGGACCATGCTGGCGTGTCCGTAGCCGTGCGGGCTGCCCCACCACTGCCGCAAGACCAGTCGGATCTGTTCCTCGGCGGTGTCGCATTGCCCGTCGCGGTGCAGCGCCAGCGCCAACCCGCACCGGGCAGCAAGGATGCGGGTGGGGTCGCCGAGCTCGCGGTACATGTCGAGTTGGTCCTGGCGGATCCGTACGGCGTCGAAGGTCAGACCTTGGCGGATCAGGACGTTGTGGTAGGTCATCGACGCCCGTATGGCGGTCGGATGGGCCTTATCCCACAGCGTTCGTGCTGCCGTACTGGCGTAGCGGGCCCACAGCAGTTGCGGCTCTGCCTCGGCGTGCCGGCGGCGGGCGTAGACGATCGCCGCCGCGATCACGTCGGGGTCCGGCGCGGTGGTGATCGGATCGAGGCGGACGAGGACATCCAGCGGCGGATCCCAGGCGGCCTGCGACCGGTGTCCGGTCGTCGGCGGATCGGCCTGATCAAGAAGCGTGCGTAGCCACCTCGTCGAGTCGGTCATAGCATCGCCTTCGCTGCACCAGCGGCCGGTCGACGTGGCCCGGCGCGTTCAGTGATGGCCTGCGGCATCCACGTTTGCTGGTGCCTAGACAGGCGGATGAGCGGGTCGTTCATGCCGGCACCTCAGTCGGTGTCCGACCAGCCCTCGCGTCGTCTCCGGCCGGCCGGGAGTGGGGCACCACAGTGCCGACCGGACGGGTCAGATCGTGGACCAGTTCGTCGATCGCGGCGGGGTCGGTGTCGGGTTTGCAGATGATGTGCGCGCGGGTGCCGTCGGGGGCCAGGACCCATTTGGCGCAGACCTCGGCCGGGGGCTGGCCGATCACGACGGTCATAGCGTGCGGGCCGCGGCTGGCCGGCCAACCCGCCGTGCGGAGCCGGTCGAGGGTGTGTGCGGCGAGTTCCCGGGAGCGTTCGGCGCGCTGGCGGTGAACCTGCGTGCCGTGGCTGAGCGAGGACCACAGCAGCAGGGGAGTGTGCCCGGAACGGGAGCCGCCGATGGTGGTGTCGGCGGTGCCGGTGTACGGCACGTGCGGGGTCCGCGCCAGCACCGGCGCGTCGGCGTAGATCAGCACCGCGCACGGAGTCAGGGTGCTGAGGAACTTGTGCCCGGAGGTGACGATGCTGGTGGCCCCGCAGGTGAAGTCGAAGGCCGGCCGGTCGTGGTCCGGTAGCAGGGCCAGGGGCAGGCCGGCGAGGGCGGCGTCGACGTGGATGCGGCGGCGGACGATGGCGAGGTCATCACACGCGTTGGCAATTGCCGCGACGTCGTCATAGGCCTCCGCCATGGTGGTCCCGACGGTCGCGACCACGACAACCGGCCGGTGCCGGAACTGCGCGAGCAGCGCCCGCAGGTCGGTGACGTCCATCCGCCCGCCCGCGTCGGTGCGGACGTGGATAAGGGTGAGGCGGTGCCGGTCGCAACCCTTGGCCACGGAGTAGTGCGCTGCGGTGGAGGCGAACACCACCGGTTCCTGGCCCGGGAAGGCCAGGCGGGCGTCCCACAGGGCGTGGTCGGTGCCTTCGCTGCTGCCCGAGGTGACATACCCCCACCGGGCTGCCGGGGCGCCGAACAGGTCGGCGAGGTAGTCGATGACGGCGCGTTCGTGGGCTTTGGTGTGGTCGTGGCCGTGGCCGGTGTCGTAGGGGTCACCGACGTTGTTGAGCAGTTGCCCGGTCAGCAGCGGCGCCAGGGCCTGATGGGTGATGTCGGAGAACCCGGGGTAGGCCAGGTTGTGGAAGCGGATCGCTTCTAGGTGGGCGGTGAGGTCGGTGAAATGGCGCTCTCGCAGCCCGGTCGGGACGGTGCCGACGGCGTGCAGGCTCGTCGGCGGGCTGAGCACCGGGCCGGTCATGATCGCCGTCCCGGCTGGTCGAGCGCCTCGCGCCACTGGCTGCCTTTGGGTGGCCGGCCGAGTGGGTGGGCGAAGTGGGTGCTGGTGTGCAGGGCGGTGAACAGGCCGTGCATGCGGCGCAGGATCGGCCCGTGCCAGGGATTGGCGACCAGATTGTCGGGGTGCACGATGCCGTAGGGGACCGGTGCGTTGATGTCGAGGCTGGACAGCCGGTGGGTGGAGTGGATGGTCTTGGTGTTGTACTCGCCGATACCGCGGCGTTCGCCGACCATCCACGCCAGCTCCGGGATCGGCGTGTGGGCCACGTTGAGCAGCAGCCGGATGGTGCCGGGCACGTGTGCCTCGCTCAGGGCATGCTCGGCGGTTTCGGCCCAGGCGCCGGTCGGGGTGTCCAGGCTGGAGACGCCGATCCCGACCCAGGTCGCCCGGTCGGTGATGGCGTCGTCGACGCTGGTGGCCAGCTGCTCGCGCAGCACCCACCCGTCGATGGTGTGCTGGTCGGTGACCTGGCATTCCAGCCGGTACAGCATTTCGGCCAGGTTGTGGGTTTCCGGACCGACCAGCCACACCCGGCTGGC carries:
- a CDS encoding helix-turn-helix domain-containing protein translates to MTDRLRPRPAGTWTTDEVRQRVVHAYTVRQLSIRGIADTIGANYTTVHAILTNAQVRLRPRGARPSAQTQTPTEPEAGTSRQDRSR
- a CDS encoding SAM-dependent methyltransferase, whose protein sequence is MTSHDGPPGFDISVPHPARRYDYWLGGKDNFAPDRASGDAIAAIFPGIRVAARENRRVLARMVRHLVTDCGIRQFLDIGTGLPTAGNTHEVAQSIDPTCRIVYVDNDPIVLAHARALLTSHPAGRTNYLDADLRNAQQIVGSDAVADTFDLTQPVAVLLIAVLHFIASDDEARSIVQQLVEPLAPGSYLAMSHATADLLDPEIVAKFAAAKAPGDDITGRSYQQVAELLDDLDIQPPGIQVVSRWRPDPGTDPPPDDQVSMYGALARVADRAAARR
- a CDS encoding MucR family transcriptional regulator — translated: MSSSDPATARSRRPRPVTDLATIAAGVQPQHDGWLLCRLCGRWFRSVGRHLQPGHGISPAEYKAMFELPVTRGLIGDDLRAQFRDRQRELLRTNPAVRAAFALDDSACPERQLRQKRGVQRKAETATRAGVVRSQQNRIAELSTTNTRRAQARLHDYDERARRRGYRDLHHLLRETAGLSYADCAALMGWTPSQVHPWRKRYGIASTAKQARQQQQHAAREHGLTDLTAGTQPVNDQGLLRCLTCGRWRSDLTVHVRQAHQLTAAQYRGHFRLPSDTALVSRALQEARTATARTVARDGAAAGGRAKSAAARERWDAAAHRAGYSDIASLLQAMPDNIEAATRLKIKPDEIRRIRHRYRDTSEEPTSRVTRGAEAHPPAD
- a CDS encoding pyridoxal-dependent decarboxylase, with the protein product MTGPVLSPPTSLHAVGTVPTGLRERHFTDLTAHLEAIRFHNLAYPGFSDITHQALAPLLTGQLLNNVGDPYDTGHGHDHTKAHERAVIDYLADLFGAPAARWGYVTSGSSEGTDHALWDARLAFPGQEPVVFASTAAHYSVAKGCDRHRLTLIHVRTDAGGRMDVTDLRALLAQFRHRPVVVVATVGTTMAEAYDDVAAIANACDDLAIVRRRIHVDAALAGLPLALLPDHDRPAFDFTCGATSIVTSGHKFLSTLTPCAVLIYADAPVLARTPHVPYTGTADTTIGGSRSGHTPLLLWSSLSHGTQVHRQRAERSRELAAHTLDRLRTAGWPASRGPHAMTVVIGQPPAEVCAKWVLAPDGTRAHIICKPDTDPAAIDELVHDLTRPVGTVVPHSRPAGDDARAGRTPTEVPA